CTTGGGTTGTGGCTACTAAGGTTGAAACACGAAATATAAGAAGGCGATGTTAAAACGCACGATGCTCGCCAGGTGCGAAGGTTGTGAGAACGGCTTCTACAAGTGCACGAAAAACATGGGTAACTAAGAAACTGGTAATGATGATAATAGGAAACGAACCGACAAATTAGTGTCCTATTAACGGCATCAGTGAGGATTTCTAatcgaaaaagaaaaggaacatACTCAATGATAATTTGGATCGGTAAATGTTTTCACATTTCTTTGTTTGATCATTTTTcgtttccaactttttttcttttttttaaaaagtaatttttatggCAGGGGTTGGAaattgagcccccccccccccccccccccccggtcaccGAGCGTAAGGTAAGTGCATCGATCGGAAATGCGGCACAACGTAGACGTTGAGTATATCGGGAGAGACTTGCACGACGCGCCGCACCGTCGTGCAGCGTGCGCTTGCGCTTCGCTTTAcgcctctcccccccccccccccccccccgacctcCATGGccaagaagaattttttttgtcactcCTGAAATAGTTCGGCAatgtaaaattatcattttttattaattcacTTGTTATACGCCTTGATCACGCATTTACAGTTCACAAGAAAACCACGGGCTTTTAATCTAAAttccctctcccccctcccctcccatgCGCCCTTGTGGTCAAGATTGGGTGATTAGTGGCTGAAATCGTTCCTAATTTACGTCCACTTACGCATGATAACTGCTCCAAAACCGGGAATCTTTATtagggatcatttcgttttcaaagagGTGtatgaaaaaacggccaaaaatgcccaAACGCATTTTCGCATTTTGAACGCTTGACCTGATAACGTAGGTCCCGAGACGCCTCAAACTGGTTGCGGTTATGCTTAGAAATGTCGTGttccgacgttgccattttttaatgTGAAAACTTAAACAATTCATAACTACtctgcatctcaaccgatttcaatgaacttcttttgaaatgtttctctCGAATAGAGCTCTCTAACGGTGTATAGTTATTAGTTGTGTTTACTTGACACTGGGCAGCACTTAAGCGGTTTTAGCAAcagttttaacagaaaaatttgttttttattttactacAATCTTGGAAACGACGGTATCTGAACAAAAACCAGTTGATATGAAAGTTCAGCCTtccacctttctaacgagcacatgatcatcccggggaaacgtctAGTGTCCGAAAAacgaccgctcaaagttggtcaatGTCGGTTTTACGCAACCGGAAACCACTGACAGGACTGCACGGCACGGCGTTCAGTTAAGTGACGATCCATTAGAACTGTCCTGCAAAGAACCGTCGAAACCGCGTGAGTGCCGCCCGGTGCTTAGTAGACCCAGTGATCTATACACCACTGGgaagctctatttaagaattaaattttttaaaagaaagttcaTCGAATTAGGGTAAAATGCAGCGGAATTATGAATTGCTAAAGATTTTCACTTTCAATAATGACAATATCGCCACTCGGAAAGCCTTCgctaaaaaatgtgtccaatttAGACGTTTGGTTATTCCTTGAAATAAATGGATCATAAGAGAGCccctctgtacgattaatagaACGCCGTGCAGTTCTGCCAAAAGCGACATTAACCAACTTGGAGTGGCCGTATTTCGGAACCTAGaagtttccccgggatgattatgtgctcgttagaaaggtggaaggctgaactttcatttagactggctTTTGTTAAGATGCCGTCGTTTCCAAGATCGCAGTAAAaggaaaaccaaatttttgtgCTTACCTAAAACTGCTAAATCTGCGTGAGGACCGCCCAGTGCCAAGTAGATTCAAATATTTATACACCGTTAGAATGCTCTATTTAggagaaacatttttaaaaaaagttcattgaaatcagTTGAGATGCAGAGTAGttgtgaattttgaaatttttcactttaaaaaatggtaaCCGCGACCAGTTTGAGGCGTCTCGGGAGCTACTTTATCAGGCCAAGCGTTCAAAATGCGAAAATGCGTTtcggcatttttggccgtttctTCCCCctttggcggtctaatctgtTCGAGCGCTATTGACTACTTGAATGACACATTTGAAACTTCCAATCATCAAAAGTATGGAGAAGCTTTTATTGACTAGATAATATACGCATCAGGAACgatataataattaaaattttgaaagtacaccaaagaaatggctgaaaCATGACTCTTATTAATCCTCTCCAAAACTTTACCACATTTGCCTGGACTTTCGTAAGATTTCATGACCGACAATACCTTTTTCGAATTTGTTCCAACTCTCTCAAAGGACGACGGTCCAACCTTATGGAAAAAGAGGGCTCGGTTAAATcggctggttttttttttatatgttgCAAGTCTTAACCTACTAATCAAAATTGCCAATGGGCGTTTCTTTCTATCGCGAAGTTTTACCTCCCATTTTGAGGGTCAAAGTTCACAATTCGGCGTATGCTTTGTAATTATGACACTCAGGTTATTTCGTCGCATTTGAGATTCTCTACTGTTTTGTTGAGTTTATTCTGTCCTCTGAATAAGCTAGGTCCTTCCGAATTAAAAAACTGAGCTTTCTAGAATATGCTTGGACTTTTGAAAGTTGTTGCAGGACAACGAGTGGCATTTGTTTTTTGATCTTTCTCGAATGTATTAAAAGTGGCAGTGACAGGAATGTGGCTCCCGGAGTGAGTAAGGGGGGCCAGGGGGCAAAGCCCCCTGGCTAGTCGTTGAGGGCGCGCCAGGCATGCCCGGAACGGCTGGTATGATTTACCGTTGCCGTGCTTATTCCAAAAGCAGCTTCCCTGTCTTAGAAACGGTAACGTTCAAGACCTCAACTGCTCTGTACTAAACTTAACCGTATTCCTTATCAAGCATTCTAAACGCCTAAACCTCAATCTTCTAAATCATAATTTCAGCTGGATGTGTTTTTGTTAGTTCCTCTTGAAGTCTGTCCGCCTGTCTAAAAAGTTAGCTTTTCACGCGTTTTCAATTAGTTTTAAGAACCTCGTCTCGGGCAACATTTTGCTTACAGCTTTTTTAAATGTGTCTCTGTCCAGGACGTAGGACGGACCGAATTCAAATCCATCAATCCATGGAGGAGTAACGAAGACAGTCCATCAGTAATTCATTCGGAGGAGGAATATACGATAAATCTTCAAGACACCATTCCGAAGATGGGTCGCAACGACATTTGCGATTACGCTCTATCTGCCTCAAGCTCCTCTTCTGGGAAATACGGTTCGTCCTCCAATGTTGCAGCCCGATCCGAGGTTAGTGAAGACGAACCGACTTTTGCCGGCGGAAATCATTCGTCTgagaaaattcaagagattCCATCCGGTTCTCTAGTCGACTTACACAATCGAATTAAAACTGAAGCAGATACAGATGATAAAGATTTTGTCAACGCGTTACACACCAGTATCGAGATAAAAGAAGAAGATCCTCTAGAATGGCAAGAATACCCAAGCATCCCTGAGACTCAAGATTCGCAACATCTATTGAATTATTTTACTCGAAATGCAGCGTCTTACGGTCATATCAGCTCGACTGAAATTAGAAGCATGGAAAACGACCCGcttttcaacaaaatatttttcaggattACAGAAGACACCGCATTTCCTGAATCTGGCGGGATGACTCCTTCAGGAGAAGTTAGAAAAACTTTTCTGAATGCTACTATCGACGAAATTACTCATATTACAACCGGAAAAAATGGGAAAGGTGACAATCATAAAGATTTGGAACAGGCGATCTATGTTAAAAGTGATCGAGAAGGTACGACTCACGATACTGGGAAacaattaaattacaatcattCCTCCGCATCTATCTCTAATGAAAACCATTTAAAGGAACACATATACACACATACCGGTGGGAAACCGTTCATTTGCAATCATTGCTCTGCATCATTTACTACAAAATCCCATTTCAAGAGACATATGCGCACACAtcctggtgagaaaccattcagttgcaatcATTGCTCTTCATCTTTTACTAGAAAGTGCTCTTTAAAGATTCATATGCGTGTACataccggtgagaaaccattcagttgcaatcATTGCCATGCATGTTTTGCTCAAAAATCCCTTTTAAGGGTACATATGCGCATACATACCGGTGAGAAAcctttcagttgcagtcattgctctgcATCTTTTACTACAAAGTCTCTTTAAGATTCATATCCGTGTACataccggtgagaaaccattcagttgcgtCATTGCTCTTCATCTTTTCTCGAAAAAGTCCAATTTAAAGAGTCATATGCGCACACATacggtgagaaaccattcaatTGCGTCATTGCTCTACGTCATTTACTGATAAACCCAATTTAAAGAGACATATTCGCACACAcaccggtgagaaaccattcgcttgcagtcattgctcttcaTCTTTTGCTGAAAAATCCAAGTTAAAAGCACATATGCGCACACACACCGGCGAGAAACATTCAATTGCAATCATTGCTCTGCATCTTTTCTGAAAAACCATTAAAGCATATGCGCACACACATCGGCGAGAAACCATTCAATTGCATCATTGCTCTGCATCATTTACAACAAAATCCCAATTAAAGTACATATGCGCACACataccggtgagaaaccattcagttgcagtcattgctcctcaTCTTTTACTCAGAATCCACTTTACAGAGTCATATTCGCACACACACCGGCGAGAAACCATTCaattgcagtcattgctctgcATCATTTACAACAAAATCCAATTAACGGTACATATGCGCACACATACCggcgagaaaccattcagttgcagtcattgctctgcATCTTTTACTGAAAAATCCAAGTTAAAAGCACATATGCGCACACACACCGGCGAGAAACCATTCAATTGCAATCATTGCTCTGCAGCATTTACAACAAAATCCCAATTAACGGTACATATGCGCACACATACCggcgagaaaccattcagttgcagtcattgctctgcATCTTTTGCTGAAAAATCCAAGTTAAAAGCACATATGCGCACACACACCGGCGAGAAACCATTCAATTGCAATCATTGCTCTGCAGCATTTACAACAAAATCCCAATTAACGGTACATATGCGCACACATACCggcgagaaaccattcagttgcagtcattgctcctcaTCTTTTACTCAGATATCCACTTTACAGAATCATATTCGCACACACACCGGCGAGAAACCATTCAATTGCAATCATTGCTCTGCAGCATTTACAACAAAATCCCAATTAACGGTACATATGCGCACACataccggtgagaaaccatttaAATGCAATCATTGCTCTGCATCTTTCGCTAAAAAAGCTTATTTAACGGGTCATATGCACGTACATACAGGTGAGAAACCATATAGATGCAGTCATTGCTTATCATCTTTTACTCAGATGTCCACTTTACAGAGTCATATTCGCACACACACCGGCGAGAAACCATTCAATTGCAATCATTGCTCTGCAGCATTTACAACAAAATCCCAATTAACGGTACATACCCGCACACataccggtgagaaaccattaAGTTGCTGTCATTGTTCTGCATCATTTACTCAAAAAGCCCATTTAAAGAGTCATGTGCTCAcccatactggtgagaaaccctTCAGTTGCAATCATTGCTCTCCATCTTTTGCTGAAAAATCCAAGTTAAAGGCACATATGCGCACACATAcaggtgagaaaccattcaattgcagtcattgctctacGTCATTTACTGATAAACGCAATTTAAAGAGACATATTCGCACACAcaccggtgagaaaccattcgcttgcagtcattgctcttcaTCTTTTGCCGAAAAATCCAAGTTAAAGGCACATATGTTCAcacacactggtgagaaaccattcagttgcagtcattgctcctcaTCTTTTACTCAGATGTCCACTTTACAGAGTCATATTCGCACACACACCGGCGAGAAACCATTCAATTGCAATCATTGCTCTGCAGCATTTACAACAAAATCCCATTTAACGGTACATACCCGCACACataccggtgagaaaccattcagttgctgTCATTGTTCTGCATCATTTACTCAAAAAGCCCATTTAAAGAGTCATGTGCTCAcccatactggtgagaaaccctTCAGTTGCAATCATTGCCATGCATGTTTTGCTCAAAAATCCCCTTTAAGGGTACATATGCGCATACATACCGGTGAGAAACgtttcagttgcagtcattgctcctcaTCTTTTACTAGAAAGTGCTCTTTAAAGATTCATATGCGTGTACataccggtgagaaaccattcagttgcgaTCATTGCTCTTCATCTTTTGCTGAAAAATCCAAGTTAAAAGCACATATGCGCACACATAcaggtgagaaaccattcagttgcagtcattgctcctcaTCTTTTACTCAGATGTCCACTTTACAGAGTCATATTCGCACACATACCGGCGAGAAACCATTCAATTGCTGTCATTGCTCTGCATCTTTTACTCAGATGTCCACTTTACAGAGTCATATTCGCACACACACCGGCGAGAAACCATTCAATTGCAATCATTGCTCTGCAGCATTTACAACAAAATCCCATTTAACGGTACATACCCGCACACataccggtgagaaaccattcagttgctgTCATTGTTCTGCATCATTTACTCAAAAAGCCATTTAAAGAGATCATGTGCTCAcccatactggtgagaaaccctTCAGTTGCAATCATTGCCATGCATGTTTTGCTCAAAAATCCCCTTTAAGGGTACATATGCGCATACATACCGGTGAGAAACgtttcagttgcagtcattgctcctcaTCTTTTACTAGAAAGTGCTCTTTAAAGATTCATATGCGTGTACataccggtgagaaaccattcagttgcgaTCATTGCTCTTCATCTTTTGCTGAAAAATCCAAGTTAAAAGCACATATGCGCACACATAcaggtgagaaaccattcaattgcagtcattgctcctcaTCTTTTACTCAGATGTCCACTTTACAGAGTCATATTCGCACACATACCGGCGAGAAACCATTCAATTGCTGTCATTGCTCTGCATCTTTTGCTCAACAAAACCATTTAACGGTACATATGCGCACACataccggtgagaaaccattcagttgcagtcattgctctacGTCATTTACTGATAAACGAAATCTAATGAGACATATTCTCAcacatactggtgagaaaccatttagTCGCTGTTAATACTctgcttttttttattaaaaaaaccgatttaaCGTGAGATATGCCCGCACATACTTGTGAGAAACCATTCGGTTGCTGTCATTGCTCTACATCTTTTACTGAAAAATCCTATTTAAAGGTTCACATGCGCACACATACCGGTGCGAAACCATTCATTTGCAAACATTGCTCTGCatcattgtctgaaaaatcCAATTTAAAGAGACATATGCGTATACATACCGGTGAAAAACCAAttagttgcagtcattgcttgCATCATTCACTGCAAAATCCCATTTAAAGAGACATATGCAGACACATACTAGTGACAAACCATTGAGTTGCAATCATTGCTCTGcatcattttctgaaaaattcaatttaaagagACATATGCGCACGCATACCTGCTAGAAACCGTTCAGTCCTGCCGAAACCAGAAACCTGCATCACTTAGAACAAAATCTGTTTTAAAGAGACATACGCGCACACATTCCGCTATCAAAcaattcagttgcagtcattccTCTGCAAGAGTTGTCGGAAAGTCTTATGTAAGGAGACATATGCAGACACATacgggtgaaaaaaaaattgagttgcaaCAATTCCTGTATATCTTTTACCAATGCGTCCCCCTAAAAAAGCATGTTCGCACCTataccggtgagaaaccatttGATTTCAGTCATTGCTCCTAATCTCTTACTCAAAAATCCCATTTAACGATACATAAGCGCTCAGATACTGGTGACACACCAATCAGTTTTTATCATTGCTCCGTATCTTATACTGAAAGATATCATTTACAGAGAACATGCGCGCACACATACCtttgagaaaccattcagttgcagtcattgctctgcATCCTGTACTGAAGAATTACACGTAAAGTAACAATTTGCAGACAGACATACAAGTGAGAAACCATGCAGTCACAGTCATTCCTTGGCATATTTCCCGCACAAATTCCATTTAAAAGAGCGCATGGGCACACATACCGGTGAGCAATTATTGAGTCGCAGTAAGTGCTCTTGATCTTGCGTCAATAATCCAGTTTAGTAACGTTTATTATACACTCAGATTTTTGTTCAGATTTTGCATTTGTTTGCATCTTCATTAAAACATCCAAATTAAATGGACGTATGCTCAATTGCTCACACGTACCGGTGGGAAACCATTCCGTACCATTAattgttttttcccctcccACAAAAACTCGCTGTAGATAAACGCCTGCGGATCCTTAAGTAGCAGTCATTGCAAGCCCCCTTcgctcaaaaatagacattaatttcttatttttgaatgcACACCGACGAGACACCACTCGGGTGCAGTCTATTGAGTGTCTCTGTTTTCTTGAGATCCAATTTAAAAGTCAATTTACGAATACCTATACTGGTAAGAAAGTATCTCGACGCTGTAATTAACTGTGGTGCCCCTTCCGTCCTGAAATctacttttaaggaaaatattcccACGGTCACTGTGGGAACCCTCAAATTGCAGTCATTACAGTGTCTCTCTTGATGGAGTAAGCATGTTTGTATGAGCTCATTATGATAATTTCATTTACATGCTTCCAGTGAGTGACACGTATTTATTTTGACctagttttctctttttcattctCATGTAAAATCATGCAAAAGAGTCGGTACCTTTCATTCTTTCTTATTTTCAGACTTCGTTAAGGTAAATAATCAAAAACTGCATCGAAAATGTATATAAGCTGGCTGTAGGATAGTTTACTCTCAACACTAATTTTTATTCATGAGCGTATTTCTTTGTTAAACGTCTGTCCACGTACCATAATTTTTCTACGAATTAATGTTCAATTGGtttgttgaatttttaggaaaaaattgtgattgatttcttttcaattaaattaaacTGTGTTTGCTCACCCaatatctcttt
The genomic region above belongs to Bemisia tabaci chromosome 8, PGI_BMITA_v3 and contains:
- the LOC109044542 gene encoding uncharacterized protein, coding for MRTHTGEKPFSCSHCSASFTEKSKLKAHMRTHTGEKPFNCNHCSAAFTTKSQLTVHMRTHTGEKPFSCSHCSASFAEKSKLKAHMRTHTGEKPFNCNHCSAAFTTKSQLTVHMRTHTGEKPFSCSHCSSSFTQISTLQNHIRTHTGEKPFNCNHCSAAFTTKSQLTVHMRTHTGEKPFKCNHCSASFAKKAYLTGHMHVHTGEKPYRCSHCLSSFTQMSTLQSHIRTHTGEKPFNCNHCSAAFTTKSQLTVHTRTHTGEKPLSCCHCSASFTQKAHLKSHVLTHTGEKPFSCNHCSPSFAEKSKLKAHMRTHTGEKPFNCSHCSTSFTDKRNLKRHIRTHTGEKPFACSHCSSSFAEKSKLKAHMFTHTGEKPFSCSHCSSSFTQMSTLQSHIRTHTGEKPFNCNHCSAAFTTKSHLTVHTRTHTGEKPFSCCHCSASFTQKAHLKSHVLTHTGEKPFSCNHCHACFAQKSPLRVHMRIHTGEKRFSCSHCSSSFTRKCSLKIHMRVHTGEKPFSCDHCSSSFAEKSKLKAHMRTHTGEKPFSCSHCSSSFTQMSTLQSHIRTHTGEKPFNCCHCSASFTQMSTLQSHIRTHTGEKPFNCNHCSAAFTTKSHLTVHTRTHTGEKPFSCCHCSASFTQKAI
- the LOC140225195 gene encoding uncharacterized protein, which produces MRIHTGEKRFSCSHCSSSFTRKCSLKIHMRVHTGEKPFSCDHCSSSFAEKSKLKAHMRTHTGEKPFNCSHCSSSFTQMSTLQSHIRTHTGEKPFNCCHCSASFAQQNHLTVHMRTHTGEKPFSCSHCSTSFTDKRNLMRHILTHTGEKPFSRC